A segment of the Mercurialis annua linkage group LG4, ddMerAnnu1.2, whole genome shotgun sequence genome:
atatctgaccccgttgttttcccaaattttccaggtttatgatttgaaagctggtccactccgatccttttgattcttcggaggtttttatgttattttaactagttactgttttcaaactcttagaccgcagtagaactagtttattatatattacattgATATTACACTCtgggattatcgatttgatcgattatttattattagcatgtttaccctggattactttaatattatagttaaggcatgttgttgaacaTTTTTGGATAagtaagttatttatattagacctgtaatataaattgctatacttaggttggagtctcggttgcccccgagcagttttctgcaggtttaaatatttaattgttttccgcaaggtttgctacgggttttggtacgaccatacccataccctagcgccggtcccgatccatgaaattgggtcgtgacactgtCACTTCCTTGAATTTCTCACAAATGTAACTGTCTGGGATTTCATTCACTTTTCTcgtaaaaaaagtttaaaatatagtccataaaatttaaaaaatccatGAAAGTCGAAAActcttgaatttaaattttaattatacttcaattaataataattttataaataatacttttaataaTAAGATTCAATAAAAAgtctatataaatttaaaaaaagtacaTTACTTTGATACTCctcatattttttgcaattcacaattttttttccattttctgaaaatcaaacgatatgatccttcatttttatttttgctacCATTTTAgttctttcatttatttttaatgttagtcaactaaattacaagacttatttaattgaattttatttcaatttttttcacaCTTGTTTTTAACacatgtataaataaaattgtatttttataagaGTTAATGACTTAATGAGTTCAATTAAagttcttttattattttctaaaattttaaaaaccaatTCAAGTaaggaaatttaaaatttaaaatatatatatgaagaaatagtaattaaattgaattcacTAAgtcattatattttataaaaatttaattttcatttatatttatatcaaaaataaatttaaagaaactgaaacttatttttttttatataaaataataatggtGCAAGTCTTTTTTTCACTTGTGAATTTTGTGTTTTGAGCTCTGGGTCCCTTGCTCGAGCTTTCCAAATTCCAGGTCTCTGGGTCCTTTCTCCGGTCACGTTGCTTGATTTTTCTCTGTCCTTGCTCTAGTCATGGATTGTTCTGGTTGAGCTGGTTGGGTTTGACTTGCAAGACTTGATTGGCCTACACAGTTTTGCCCTTTATCATATAAATCCTCCCCCCTTCTGCCTCGCCCCAAACTTGTCTAATATTATGTCCAAGTTCTTGTTTCTGCTCAGTGCTTCTTTTGCCTGATTCCTGATCGGTTCGTGTCGATCGGTATGATAACTGTTCTGTTTCTTATAATATGGTTGACATAGATGCCATTTGGGTGGCGTGTTGCGGCAAAAGTGGTAGAACGCGTGGTGCATTGGGATATTCAAAGACATTCGGAGCTATAAAGGTTACAGTTAGAGAATGCTAAGCCACATCTCAACTTGTCGCGGGAAACTTCTGCAGCTGCCGCAGCATCACTGAGATGTGCTGTGTTTTATAGTTTAGTTTGCAAAAGGACAGGAAGATGTTCAAAACTATTACAGCAACATCAGAAGCAGAACATGATATGGAACTAAGATTTGTATGCACACAGAGATGCTTTGAAACGATATGACACCTAAAGGAATGCATTATGATCAAGCAGAAATTAACTTCCCTCTTGATGTGAGACCCAAAAACCAAAATTGCACATAAGTGAATCAATCACTAATGCTGATAAAGTTGCTTATCATGCAGTATACAAATCATTATGCTGATGTGAATTAAAAACCGATAAATCTGACCTCCCCTATACAAGTATTCTCATCTTTGAAAATTCTACGAAAAAATTGAGCATTAAGTAATTCAATTCTCCCCCAAAAGAGCATCCTACTTAAAAATTGCCTAGTTAAATAAAAGGACTGGTAAAAGATTTCTAACCAATATCAGTCCTCCCCGGATCCCACCCCTCAACTCTCCCCAACCCACCCCCATTTTTCCCAAAACGATATCGCAGCCTTTTCTGTGCAAAAGATGTGCGTCTGAAAAGAAAGAAGCAACCATACAATAACTTACAAGAAAGTTATTCCCTAAACCTTTGTCATGTGTGCCTCAGCTACAGAAGAAGTAAGATCTTCCCGAGATTGTGATCTCCTGCTTTGAAGACgcatctgacttctgtgaggtGACCAGAACGAACCCATGCTATTACTTTCCATCATCTGTCCTAAGTTACTGGAGGAATAACTATGGGATACGCCACCCGTTGATGAGTATAAAGAAGATTCCATGAGCTGGATGCCACCGCTGTTTAGATCATGTGCCAAGCCAAATGGTCCTTGTTGGACACTAGCAATTGGACTCAGTGGCATCTTGACTCTTCCATCCCCTGAATACAAAAAGTTGCCAATTCTTTCAAATTATAAGAGAAGGCATAATAAAAATGCAGAAGATGAAAGTAGGAAACAAATAGAACAAgaccaactaaaataaaaatcacaaacCGTGTgcttaaaaaattcattttcatgaTTTCAACCATGTCCACAATGattaaacacataaacataTATCCACTAGCGAATGCAGAATGATGGGGACATCAACTAACCATACACTAAACTTATATGTTAATAAAACCTCAAAAAACTGGCTGTTTTAACTAAATTGCATCATACAACATGTCATTTTATAATCGGATGGGTTAGACATTTATTGATCTCCTTTTATAAGAAGCACTAATGTAAACAAAAGCAGTTACCACTTACCAGTATTCagctcaaaatttaaattaaaagaagtgTATCTCTCAATGTGCCAATACTTAAAGTGCACACTCCCCTATGTGGATTATAGTAGAATAACCAGTTACTGTGTTTAAATAACAAAGATTTATTCCAAAATGTAGAACAGTGTAACAAAGAAGAGAACCTAATACATGTTTTGGATAAGAAGATTCGAAGTTACTATATGCAAAAGTATTtctatacatattaattaaaataaactgtATTAGGGCTTACCAGAATTTATAGGGCTCCAACGTTGGAACCGGAAAGGAGAAGGGAGACTTAGTACTGATGCAGCAGAAGCACTGTTATGCCTGAAAAGTGGAAGATATGGTCTACGACAAAATCTTGGCACACAATTTCCAGCACATGATAAGGCACAAATAAGTAGAATCAGTGAAGTAACCAGAACAATAATAAAAACTGTGGGATGAATATTCATTTGAAGTATTTCATAACTAGGAAGCCTCAATCTTGGTGAAAAAGCCTTCCCAGCTTCAAAGAGAGCGACCCCAAGAGTCCAAGTAATACCTCCAGAGCCAATACGAATTTGGTCGTCTCTGATGTGTAAACCCTCTCGCAACAATAACACTATGTATGGTGCCCGAAAGCAGTATTGTTCAATAAAAGGCTGAGGAGGAACACTGATTTTTGCAACTTCCCATGTCTGTTCGCAGAATTCTTGCCCCTTCTCAAGGACATCATCAAGTGTAGCTTCTGGAGTCAGATTAAAGAATCGATAAACAACAAAAAATCCAGACATGGCATAGAACTGGCCATAAGGGCGCGGAATATTCTCAGCTAGAGCACAAGGTTGCACGTCGCAATCAAGTGGCGCACTATGATTAGACCATTCAGAAAAATTAATGGCAACTTTAGCAAGTGCACTGCATTCTTCCCAATTTGGAGCACCTATGAGCTGCACAGGGACTCCCGACTTGAGTCCCTTACCAAAATTCTTTCCTACTTTTATAGAATTTGAACCTTGTCCATTAGATACACACTGAGAACAGATGTATTTCTCCTTGTAGCCAGACTGCAAACAAGGGTGCTTAATTTCTACTTTCCCACCCTTTACTAAATCTTTATCAGGAagttttttcaaaatttgaacCACCGACTTGTCAAATGCATCATTTAAGCCATAGCCTGCAAGAGAATACGCAGTGAGGTGATGACGGGCAGATCCAATTCTAAGGTCTAAATCAGTCTCATTATGCCCATGTTTCTTGCTCTCAAATGTTACTTGCAATGATGAACCACCCATATCAAGGGCACCAAATGTTGTCTTTTTAGGACTATTTCCTAACACACGTTTTTGATAGTTAAGCGCTATCCATCCATAGTACGCTTCATCCATTCCACTGATAACCTTGACCCATCCTCTCTGGCAAAAAAAAGGTGAATTCTTCAGTATGGAATATGCATGGTTTAGAAGCCATTTTGAATCAGCAGCTGGCAGCCTGCGAACCCCAGCTGTAGCATAAAGAAATAGAGAGGTAGTCTTATGTGCATGCCCAGGTATTTGTCCCTCAGCCCACCTAATCAGTGGATTTATAGCAGACTTTAAGCCAGATATATTCCGAACCAATGTGTGTAGCCCAGGCTCAGTTTCCATTCTGTCATATGCATGTCCACTTGACTTTCTTGAAATACCCTCAGTAAATGATTTAAGAGCAATGGGGATATTACCATCTTTATTTTGCTCAATTGATGCTCGATATACATAAATTCGAGTTCCAGTACTTCCACAATCAAGAACAACATAGAACTTGGGAACTCCTTGAGACAAATATGAACTAACAAATGTTgtagtaaaataaattagaaaagcAAGCAGTAGCAAGCATAAGATAATCATGACAAACCGCACCCACTTCCTCTGAAAGAATGGGGTTCCAGCAGGCAATGCTTTCTCCTTTGAGAAACTTGCTCCAGCTTTTTCTCTCTGCAAAAGAGGTGGCTTCCTATCACTTCCCACATTATAATCACCTCCTTCAAGATCAAGTCTTCGATATGATGAGAAATCTTGAAGAGATGAAGAAAGTCTCAAATTATTCTTCTGACCAGAAGCATTATTAAATTCATAACCAATGATATCTCCTGGAGGCGGAGATGATCCAGTTGATATATACTGAGCAGAAGAAGCCTTCGAAGTTGGCAAACGGCTTGTTGCGGCAGAAATAAAATCCACTACTCTATGGAACACCATTTCGGCAGAAGCTATTTGTTAATAAATACATGAAAGCAATGAAGAACTGGTCCAGCACATATGAACAGTGAAGCACCTCCACAGGTGTCAACACACGGAATTTAGCAAGTACATTACAAGAATCTGCAAAATTGGGTAGAGCAGAGCTATCTCTTGCAAAAATGAAGTCACTAAATGTATATGTTCGGCAGCCAGACAATGGAGCTGTGCTAATTGACACCAATGTATGCTTAAATACTCAAACTTTTGGCCAATAGCAAAGGCTGTCTCATATATATGGCTTTCTCCAGCAGAAGAGCTAGGTGACTACAGTATACATACACGAAACAGATGTCAAAAGCCCCTGCATTCAAAATCCAAGAGGTTAAAATCTTCATTTTGCAAAtaccataaaaatccaaatgcCATACGAAACACAACTTACAGAACTAAAAAAGGCCACGATCAATCCTGATAAAACTACGTAATTCTATTAAGCGCAAAATGTCGACTATACTGATATCTTTGATTGGCactaaaattcaaaacaaaaaacttcttcaaacaaaaccaaatctttGTTTGATTCAAAtgtaaatcaaaattttaacatTCGAATAACTTTAATTTATGTTGAGATGAATTTAAATTGTCTAAACTTTACAATTACCACTAATTTTATTTAGCTATTTCAAACCAAATCAACTCACAATAGGATTGAATTTTGAATCCAAATTTCTAATTCCACTCCCATTACAGTTCAATGACTGACAAAACAGCTAAAACAATGCCTCCCCGCAAATCCTTCTAGATGGCAagattgataaattattttacttaaGGATAATACAGATCAACAAATAAAAATGCTATTTAAAaagaataacataaattttaccCAATCTCAATGGTGGCAAAAATAATAATCGTGATACCTGTTAGCGAGAGGCAGTCTCGAAATTGAAGCAAACCCAAATCgtacaaataataatataatagatTCGAATATGAAATTTGTAAGATTTTTGAAAGAAATCAACGATGCGAATGAGATtaattgggtttttttttttgatttggatGCTGCTGTAATAATGAGAGTAATGAAAATTGAAACAGAGAGtttaggaataataaattttgggAATTAGGCGGAAGGATGAGGGGAAACGGCGGCGGCtgcggtggtggtggtggttgaaAGGGGCGGTAGGGGTGGGGAAGTTGGAAGTGTACGGAAGAGTGTCAGTTCATTCTGTATTGAATTGTATCTTCTTCTCTTTAAACACTGTTGTTTTGCGTGCTGTGATAtgccaaaaatatataattttttattggatCGCATTCTTTATAAAACTAATTCAATTTGCCCCTGAAATTGTCGGTGTTTGTTAATTCATCTCAAAATTAACTTTCCACTCTAATTCGTCTTAAAATTCCCAAAGATGGCTTGTTAGGACTTAGGTCTTCATTTGCATTTGAGTTAATTGCACATAAAATCGCTATCTTTATACTAATTTGCGGTTCTATCAGGACTTTTAAAAGATGACAATGATATTCACTATTTTTTTTGCAGTTATATCACTATTCAAATATTTGGTGATTTATAGCAAACGTAATCGATGAGAGGACGACATGACACGACAAGTCATATGCTACTAGTAGATTTGATCATAATTTTCAATGATATTTTGGAGCATAATTGATGTTTTGCAATTTTCTCCATTAGAGAGGTATGGTCCTAGATTAATTTTTGAGCTAAATAATCAACTTCGTAACATGACTAATTATTTGTgaattttgacttaaattgttaaatcaGCTATAAATATCcgaatttttaatataattgttaAAAGTTGAACTATTGTGAATGAtattgacaatttttaaaaattataatagagTTATAGTAAATAATATATAGATGTTGATTTTATACGTAATtaactctttaaattttaatgtcaGCTAGTGCATCCGGATCTCTTATTTCACAtagttttttttgataatttggggagaggggagcgcttgtgggaggaatcgaacccacgacctagcaatttgctgcttagcgcttataccatttgagctatagctcattggtttaTTTTACATAGTTTATTTATGCTATTGGTAATAATTCCTTCATTATTTGTCCTAAATTTAATGATATTTCTGATAAGATTTTCagttaatttgtttaatttttcatttcggTCTTTAAACAGGAAAAAAGTCAGCAATTTGAAGATTGGAAGATTCCCACGAGGCCACGACCATGGAGAAGGGTGGTCACGAGGGTGGCTCAGACCATGAAAAATAAGAATTTTAGCCGTAAGGTCACACTAGCTATGTCATGACCTTGGGGCATGTTACGAACTTAGAATTTTATTCCGAGAAATCGACAAATTAATAATGGCATATCATTTGACAAAATCATGTTACGAacttaattagaattttatgtTACGATACGCGATATCTTATACATCAATATGGTAAACTAATACGGTTGTAGATGGGAGTCCTATGCACTTATGTATAGAAAATCGTTTCAATTACGGCAAAAggatatcaaattaaaataataaaaagtggAGTCTGAGGACCTCACTGGAGCCTACATTAATGTCATTTCCATTTCCAATAATTAACTCAGTCTAATGAATATATACTTTGCTCAAAAAGAGTCATATGTTCTTTAAACAGAGTTACGTAGGCAACAATACTACCATCACTAGTAGGAGAATGTGCAATAAAAATGACTCCTTCCATAGCAGAATAGCTTGGCATGAAGAGATTAGGACGTCCTCCTCCAAAATCAAGCTCATTGAACGGTAAATTCAGCCAACTATAGACATCGATATTCGGATATtgtttcaaaatataatcagTAACTGAGTCCTCGCCTTCTTTCTCCACCAACGGTATGAGCCCGTCCTCTTTCACTTTTAGAGTAGAAAAATCGATAAACGATTGGAAATAGTTATGATTAAGCTTCGTAATGTTGTCATGAATTAGTTGAGCTGTATAAGCCAATGGCTCTCTCAATAAATTGTCAATGCTTGTTGTTGGATATGCCCATAGCACCAAGTTTCCGAAGAACGCGTTGGGTACTCGTGGATTCATTCTCGTCCGACCATCCACGGAGATTCTGACATGGACGTTTTTAGATCCGTCGAGTCCATGAGCCTTGGTTATAGTTCGCCATATATGAGCAACCAACACTTCGAAAGTGGTTCTTCCATTTGAAACCCTAGCCTTGAGTTTAGAAAGAAAGTCTAGTGTAAAAGTAATTTTACGGATAACAATGTCATCCGTagatttattacaaaaaggaaaCTTGTCTACCTTTGGACCATCGCTACCTTTGATTTTATACTCGATTGCTCCATGTTCGAATTCATAATGGGGAGGATTTCGAGAATGAAATATGTTTCGATCATGTAAAGGGAGAGCCTCCATGTCAAGTCCTTGGCTGGCTCTTCCCCATGCAAGCAAGAAATTACTAGCGGCACGCCCATCAGCAATCATATGATGAAATGTGAAGCCAATAACCAATGAGCCACAAGTAAACCTTGTAAGCTGAACTTGTAGTAACTCTTCTACATCCACCAAGTTAGGATGTAGCTTGAGTACATTTGGAGTTGGCTCCGATGGCATCACTTCATCAAGCTTGTTGTCTACCGATGCCTCGACGAACTTCACGCCCTTATCATTTAAATGAATGACAAGATCGCCTTTCTCATTTTCTCCTAATCTTCCGGCCCACTCTCTATATTCTGATAATGCTCTTTTCAGGCCATTCTCAAGAAATGCATTTGGCGGTGTCGGTGCGCGATAAGCGTAAATAATAGCAAAGTGTATATTGTAGCTAACCTTATCAAATACAGAAAGGGGAATTGAGGGCAAGGTTTGAGGTTGAGGATTGCCTTCATAAGTTGGTTTAATTGTTCTTGTACTATCTATTATCACCTTCATTTTTATTTGAGTGAGCTATAGGCAACTCAAGAATTATATGTTAAGAGAGGGCACTTTGTATAGAGGAAGTTTTTATTGCTTTTGGCTTTTAAATAAAGTTAAAGCTCATGTCGTAAATATTACTTATATGGTGAAGAGATAGCTATAAAGAAGTAAGTGTTATGTATCAATATATATAGTAATTAGTagtattcaaaataaatatgtcaaaagttacttttaatttatttagtttggTGATCAAATCTGAAGAGATTTATGACTATACATTTATGGAAAATTCTTACCTAGATCCGGTGCATGAGAAATTCATGGACCAGGCCAATCAAATGCTAGAAATATAACATATTTTTCTCTCACTTCACATTTTGCTAGCATTTGATTGGCTTGCTCTATGAATTTCACATGTACCGAGTTTAGGTTAGAATCTCCCTACATTTAGTGTGGTAATCAAATCTGAAGAGATTTTATTTCTATAATGAGGAATACTGAATTTTATCTTAGATtgcggaaaaaaaaaatagaaaaggattatttgtttttttatttgatttgggAAAATTCTTACCggttcatgaaaaatttatagacCGATCCAATTAGatgctaaaaaaatttaaaaaaaaaagagaaaattatgataagaaaaagaaatttatgttaaattttctaaaagtgtGTGCGATGATACAATTGAATTGCCTATTAGAAATTAGGTCGATTCACCTAAAAATATCAAACGGCAATTTTTGTTAGTTATAGTCAAATCTTTAATTTACCAAAGTTAGTCAATTTTGGCATATTTCATTTCTTTCGTAgcgaaaaaaaaagatttaagtagcaatttgccccttcaacttgtaaataatgggcaattaacatataaattaatttcgttgacaaatcagtacacgaacttaGTGATTATAGGCAATTACCCATTTTGGctaattaacttacaagttaagggggcaaattgtcaatttaataGACAATTAACT
Coding sequences within it:
- the LOC126679377 gene encoding agmatine coumaroyltransferase-2-like is translated as MKVIIDSTRTIKPTYEGNPQPQTLPSIPLSVFDKVSYNIHFAIIYAYRAPTPPNAFLENGLKRALSEYREWAGRLGENEKGDLVIHLNDKGVKFVEASVDNKLDEVMPSEPTPNVLKLHPNLVDVEELLQVQLTRFTCGSLVIGFTFHHMIADGRAASNFLLAWGRASQGLDMEALPLHDRNIFHSRNPPHYEFEHGAIEYKIKGSDGPKVDKFPFCNKSTDDIVIRKITFTLDFLSKLKARVSNGRTTFEVLVAHIWRTITKAHGLDGSKNVHVRISVDGRTRMNPRVPNAFFGNLVLWAYPTTSIDNLLREPLAYTAQLIHDNITKLNHNYFQSFIDFSTLKVKEDGLIPLVEKEGEDSVTDYILKQYPNIDVYSWLNLPFNELDFGGGRPNLFMPSYSAMEGVIFIAHSPTSDGSIVAYVTLFKEHMTLFEQSIYSLD
- the LOC126677622 gene encoding probable apyrase 7, which codes for MVFHRVVDFISAATSRLPTSKASSAQYISTGSSPPPGDIIGYEFNNASGQKNNLRLSSSLQDFSSYRRLDLEGGDYNVGSDRKPPLLQREKAGASFSKEKALPAGTPFFQRKWVRFVMIILCLLLLAFLIYFTTTFVSSYLSQGVPKFYVVLDCGSTGTRIYVYRASIEQNKDGNIPIALKSFTEGISRKSSGHAYDRMETEPGLHTLVRNISGLKSAINPLIRWAEGQIPGHAHKTTSLFLYATAGVRRLPAADSKWLLNHAYSILKNSPFFCQRGWVKVISGMDEAYYGWIALNYQKRVLGNSPKKTTFGALDMGGSSLQVTFESKKHGHNETDLDLRIGSARHHLTAYSLAGYGLNDAFDKSVVQILKKLPDKDLVKGGKVEIKHPCLQSGYKEKYICSQCVSNGQGSNSIKVGKNFGKGLKSGVPVQLIGAPNWEECSALAKVAINFSEWSNHSAPLDCDVQPCALAENIPRPYGQFYAMSGFFVVYRFFNLTPEATLDDVLEKGQEFCEQTWEVAKISVPPQPFIEQYCFRAPYIVLLLREGLHIRDDQIRIGSGGITWTLGVALFEAGKAFSPRLRLPSYEILQMNIHPTVFIIVLVTSLILLICALSCAGNCVPRFCRRPYLPLFRHNSASAASVLSLPSPFRFQRWSPINSGDGRVKMPLSPIASVQQGPFGLAHDLNSGGIQLMESSLYSSTGGVSHSYSSSNLGQMMESNSMGSFWSPHRSQMRLQSRRSQSREDLTSSVAEAHMTKV